The sequence below is a genomic window from Longimicrobiales bacterium.
CCTGAGACGCTTGCCGAGTCAAGCGAGCTCAGGCGCCGAGCAGGCCTCCCAGCCAATAGCTCAACTTGATCGCGAAGAAGTTGTTGCCGGTAGCGGTCACCGCTCTGAACGGGTCATCGATTCCGATTCGGTTCCCTACCGACTCTCCGTCCGCGCGGTCTTGCTGCCACACCAGGTAGAGCGTGCTCCCCGGGCGCCACTCCCAGCGCAGTACCATGGTGCTACGGAACGAGCGCACGTTGAAGTCGCGGTTGGGGATCACGAATGTGTCGAGAGCATCCACGACGGTGTGCGACCCGCTCCCGGACGGAGTGATCGTCGTGCCGTCGGCACCGTACGTGCGCAGGAACCGGCTTCCCGCCGCTTCGAGCTCACCGAAGTCGTAGAAGCGCCCGCTCGCCGCGAACGGCTGGGCGTAGAAGTCGAGGTTCACATCCGGCTTGAGCGTGAAGTTGACGCGAGCCTCCATCGCCAGCGTCGTTCGGTCGGTGAACGCGAAGACGTAGCGTCCGCCGAAGGTCTCGGGGCCGCCGCCGTCCTCGGCGAGAACGTACTGTCGGGGATTGATCTCGTGGTCGAACGACGGGGACAGAGACACCTGCCACCGCGGACTCGGCACCATCGACACTCCGCCGCCGAAACTCTGCGAACGGCGCCCGTCGTCGTCTTGCCCGTACTCCAGCCTCACGTTCCACCGGGTCTGTGCGGACGTACTGTTGCCGAGATTGATCGTGGAGCTCCATCCGAACGGTGTCCCCATCGACGGTCCACCACGCGTCAGGCGCTGGTTCTGAGCCGGCAGGTTGAATTGTGTCGAGACGCGGGTCGTCCAGAAGTTGCTCCAGGTGACCGACGCAGACGGCGTCAGCATCGTCTGCTGGCGCTCGTACGCGAAGTTCCATTCGTACGCCTGATTCAGGCTGAGCCGGGAACTCCGAAACCACCGCCCCGGCGTCGACTCGCGGTAGGTCAGCGAGGGGCGAAGCGCCAGGCCGTCGCCCGACACCAGCCGCCCGACGTCGTTGAACTCGCCTTCGGGCGACTCGAGGTCGGCGTTCACGTTCCAAAGCCAGTGTTCGCCGCTGATTCTCTCGGCCCGGATGGTCGCCTTGGCTCCGAGCATCTGAGTGCGCGTCGGATCCAAACGCACATGTGTGGCATCGGGCCGCTGGAAATACCGCGAGCTGCTGCGCTGCAGGCGTGTGATCGCCTCGCTGTCTCCATCGACGTGGGTGAGCCCGCCACTGATCGAGACTTCGTGGGTCGCCCCACCCAAACGGAGGAAGGTATTCCCGTTCACCGTCAGCGCGTTGCGCACCAAGAGAGCAGCGAGGGGATCACCCGTCGCAACGTCCCTGTGGACCCCCGTGACCATGAGCCCCGCGGACGACCCATCGGACCCGAACTCCTGCTGGACCCGGGCGACGCCATAAGTCGTGCGCGGCGCCACCCTCGTCTCGTCGAAGACGTTGGGGATCACGTCGAAGGTGTTGGCGTTCTCTTCGCCGGTGACGCCCACGAGGACCCCGATCAGAGTGCCGGAGGGTAGACGACCGGTCAGCTTGGCGGCACCGAGAATCGTCGAACTGCTCGGTTGGTCGACGTAGTCGCCCGCGGCCCGGCCCACCGGGCGGGCCCCGATGCGCCTCGAGTAGAAGTAGTTGTTGACCGGCCCGTTGATCAGCGCGCTCCCTTCGGTGAAGAAGGGGCGTCGCTCCGGGAAGAGGGTCTCGAAGTCGGTCAGGTTCACGACCGCGGGATCTGCCTCGACCTGGCCGAAGTCCGGCGTGATCGTCGCATCGAGCGTCAGGTTCGAACCGAGCCCCATCTTGAGGTCGAGCCCGGTCCGTCCCTCGAGATTGAGTCCGTCGTCGAACGGGTTCGCCAGATCCCGGTCACCGTTGCGGCTCGACCCGGCCGCCGCGTAGGGTAACAGCTCGAGACGTCGCCCGAGATCGCCCGCGCGAACCCCCCGCAGCTGGCCGAATCGGGACGACCATGCGCGCTGGGTTCGCGGAACGGCCACCCAGTAGTCGGACTCGTTCTTCGACGGAATCCACCGCTGGATGTTGAGGCCCCACGTCTGGTCACCGAACTCGCTGTAACGAAGCTGTGAGAGGGGGATCCACATCTCGGCCGTCCACCCCGTTTCGTCGATGATGACGCTCGCCTTCCAAACGGGATCGAAGCCGCGATCGATGTCTCTCTCGCTGTCCGTGCGATGGAAGTGGTCGAGGCGCACGCCTGAAGCGGTGACGCCGAACGTGTATGCGGTACGACCGTCCAGATACGTATCGAGGGAGATAAGCACGTGCTCGGCAAGCTCGCCGCCGTCTCGGCGGCCAAGGGGGGCCTGGATAGCTGCGCGCCCCCCGCTGCTGTGCATCCGGGCGCCGACGTACAGGGCTTCGTCGTCGAAGACGAAGCGAACCTCCGTGCGCTCCGAGGGTGCCACGCCCTCGATCGGCTCCTTCTGGACGAAGTCGACGACGGGGCGCGCCTGCGCCCAGAATGCCTCATCGAGTCGTCCATCGACGCGGACGCTACTCGACGGCACCTCGAGCGCCGTGGCCTCCTTGGGGATCAAGGCGATGGAACCTCGTGCGGAGAGCCCGCCTCCCGGCAGCTCCTGAGCGCGCGCTTCGGTCGCCATGAGCGAGAGGCCGATCAGTACGAGCAAGGGCAGGCGCACGAAACCGCCCCTTCGGCAGTTCGCGGTCGGCGCGGGGCCGAGCCACGGCAGGCGGCGCTGACGTGCTGACCCATTTTCCAACCGACGCCTCCGAGCGGTCAACGCGGACGCCAAGAGGAGATGCACGGCGCACAGCTTCGGTAACGGCCATCCAAGGCCGCATTCAGGCCGGCGACGGGGTCGGGAGGGTTCATGCGAGCAAAATGCTGCGCGCGGCCTATATGCGCGAGCCGGCAAAGCGGTCTCACGTCGAGCTGCACGATGCCCTCTTCAGCAAGTCCCCTCGCGGCAGGTCTCCCACAATCAGGCGGCCACACCCTACCCTACATGGAAGCCGGCAGCGGGCCGGCTTCAGCAGTAGTCATCTCTGATTGTGATAACATCTCACGTCTATAAACCACAGGGGCAGAACACCTTCTGCGTTACGATTCACCTAGAGTCTTAGCATTGGACCTAACGATGCCAAGATTTCGTTAGGCAGAGCGAACCAGTCAATCACTGACTAGGAACTCGGGGCGCTGAGTCAAGCCGCCAAGACGGGGTATGGCGAGACTAACCTGGCCCGACGGTTGCGAGTGGATGTTACTCACGATGGAGCATTGGCCGCGTGCTCAGGCTTCATGCGATCAACGTATCCTTCACGACAATCTGCGGCAGACCGGCCCTCGAGAGCTCTCGGTTCAATTGGCGCAGATCCTCCGTGATCAGGCGCTGCAGAACACTCATATGTCCGTCCAGTTCGCTCGACAGCTCCTCGAAAACACCCAGATACGCTGCGGTCGGCGCCGCGTCACCTCGTTCGAGTCGATTGCGAAGCCCGGTCAGGCGGTCGTTGAGTCGGATCGGGAAGGCGATCTTGTCTTTGGGGCTCTGGTTTAGGACTTGATAAAGTTCGGCCTCGAGGCTGCTGATGTCGCCTGTGAAACGGTCGGCGTATTCCCTCAATCCCGTGTCGTCGCTGTCCGATATGCTGGCTTCGAGTTGCCCTCTCAGATCGCGGATCAGGAGTACGCTACCGTTCGCCATGCTTTCGGCGTCGCGGATCTGGAGCGCCAGCTCGAATTGCGCGACGAGGTCGGCGTCCGTCAGGCCCGTCAGCCGAGGGTCCCGCCGCAGAACGAAGCTGGTAAGGCGCTCAACGCCGTCGACGGTCAAGCGGGCGGAGTAACGTCCCGGTGGTGCCCACGGCCCGACGGTCGGGTTACCTCCCTCGAGTACGATACCGTCGAAGCTCACGGCACCCGGATAACGCAGCCTCCATACTTCCCGATGGTTGCCCGCGCGTGCTGGGCCGTCGGCCAGAGTGGTGACGTGGTCACCGTTCACGTCGAGGATCTCGAGTCGGGCGTTCTGCACGGTGCCGGCTAGTACGAAGTCGATCACCGCTGGCACTTCACGTCGAAATGCATCTCCGGGCACGAAGAGGTGGGCATCCGCACCCGCGACTACATTGTCGATCTGGCGCAACGTCTCGATGTCGTCGAGCACCCAAAACGATCGGCCGTGCGTCGATATGACGAGGTCGCGCTCCTCAACGGAGAGCCCGGTCACCGGCGTGTCGGGCAGATCGAATGACAAATCATCCCACCGCGAGCCGTCGTCGAAGGAGACGAACACACCGTGCTCGGTGCCGGCATAAAGCAGACCACGCCGCCCCGGATCCTCGCGGATGACACGCACGAAGGCGTCCTCGGGGATTCCGTCCACGATCTTCGTCCAGCTCTCGCCGTAGTCGTTCGTCTTCCACGCGTAGGGGTGGCGGTCGTCCATCTCGTATCGGATACCCGCGATGTACGCGGTCGCCGGGTCGTGCGGAGAGACTTCGATGACCATCACTCGCGTGTGCGGCGGCATGTCGGGCGGGGTGACGTTCGACCACGCATCGCCCGAACTCCGCGTCAGATGCACGTAGCCGTCGTCGGATCCGGTCCAAATCGTCGCCGCGTCGTGGGGTGACGGCGTGATGGCGTACAGCGTCGCGTAGATCTCTGGTCCGTCCTGGTCGTACACGATTGGACCGCCGGAGTCGTCCATCGTCTCCGGCTCTGCTCGCGTCAGATCGGGGCTGATGCGCCTCCAGCTCTCGCCTTCGTCCGTCGACTTCCACAGATGCTGTGAGCCGACGTAGAGCGCACCAGGATCCGCGGCCGACACGGCGATAGGATACGTCCAATTCCAGCGCTCGGGCATGTCTCGTGCAGGCTCACCCATGACGATTCGCGGATAAGGCTGGATGTCGCGCCCGATGCCGGTCCGGCGGTCGTACCGCGTGAGCCCATTGGTGGCCCCGGCGTAGAAAATGTCGGGATCCGTAGGGTGCGGCGCCACATATCCGCTCTCACCCCCGCCGACCGAGTACATCCATTCCGTGGAAATACCGCGTGGATTCTGCAGGTGACCGGGCTCTGAGGATACACAAACCGTCGAGTTGTCCTGCTGAGCGCCACATGCGTGGTAGGGGAATTCGTTCGTCGTCGCGAGTCGGTAGATCTGGGCAGTCGGGTATCGCATACCCGTCCAAGTGAGGCCGCCGTTCACCGATACCACACCCCCGCCGTCGTTACCGTCGATCATGCGGAGCGGGTTCGTCGGGTCGATCCACAGGTCCTGATGGTCGGCGTGTGTCTCTCGAACCGTCTCGAGTGTTCGCCCGGCATCCGTCGACTTCATGAGGCGGAAGTTCAGGATGTACAAAGTGTTTCGGTCGAGGGGGTCAGCTTGAAGACGCTGGAAGTAGAAGGCGCGCTGCCAGATGTCGCGGTGGTCGTTTACCAGGGCCCACGTCGTACCGGCATCATCTGATAGGTAGAGGCCACCCTCATCAGCTTCGACGTTCGCCCAGACTCGGTCGGAGTCGGCACCGGACACCGTGACCGCGATCTTGCCGAGGACACCTGTCGGGAACCCCGGGCTATCGGTCAGTTCGGCCCAAGTGTCACCGCCATCGATCGACTTGAAGATCCCAGATCCCTCTCCACCGCTCCAGAGCTGCCAGGGCCTCCGGATTACCTCCCAAAGCGTGGCGTAGAGCACGTCCGGGTCATTGGGGTCCATAACCAGGTCGACGGCTCCGGTCATGTCGTTGCGAAAGAGGACGTTGTCCCAGCTGAGGCCCCCGTCGGTCGTCCGGAAGACGCCCCGCTCGCTGTTCGGACCGAATGGGTGCCCGAGCGCCGCCACGTAGGCCCGGTCGGGGTCGGTCGGATGCACCCGGATGCGGCCGATCGCATGCGTGTCCGCCAGGCCGAGGTGGCGCCAGCTAAGGCCCCCGTCGTCCGAACGGTACACGCCGTCGCCCTGGAGCACGTTCGCGCGGAGCTGTACCTCGCCCATGCCGATGTAGACGACGTCCGGGTTCGACGCGGTTACGGTCACCGCGCCGACCGAGGCGGTGCCGATCTGGCCGTCGGTCACCGCGATCCATGAAGAACCTCCATCGGTCGTCTTGAAGAGGCCGCCACCCGTCGCGCCGAAGTAGTACTCGAAGGGACGCTCTGCGTGGCCTGCGACCGCGATCGAACGACCTCCTCGGTCAGGTCCGATCGACCGCCACTCGAGCGGGGGCAGGAGCGAGGCAGCCGACTGCCCCGCGGCTGGCACTGCGAAGCAAAACAAGAGTGTAAACAGTGCTGATCGTTTCACCGGTCAGTCCTCCTCAAAGACATGCAGTTCGAATGTAGCAACGTCTATCTCAGACAGGGGCTATCCGAGCCCCTGCTATCGACCAGAGCCCGCCCCCTCCCTCGATCGCTCGAGAAACCGCCCCGGCCGGGCGCCAGTCATCTCAGCATTCTCGAGGACCGCCACACCACCCACGAAGACATGCAGCACGCCGGTCGAATAGTGATGCGGATCGGTGTAGTCAGCCTCGTCCTGGATCGTACCGAAGTCGAAAACCACCACATCCGCGATCGCGCCTTCTCGGAGCAGTCCACGCTCGCTCTGACCCATCCACACCGCGGGTAACCCCGTCATCTTTCCTACCGCCTCTTCGAGGCTGAGCACTCCTTCATCCCGTACGTACTTGGCGAGGATTCGCGGGAACGAGCCATAAGTGCGGGGATGCGGGAACCCGACTCCTGGCTCTACGAGGTCGCCGTCGGTTTCGAACATCGCGGTCGGGTGGCGCATGATTCGGATCACATCCTCCTCGGCCATCCCCTCGAAGATGCCGATGAAGCCCCCCTCGAGCTGCAGTTCGAT
It includes:
- a CDS encoding DUF5916 domain-containing protein, whose translation is MRLPLLVLIGLSLMATEARAQELPGGGLSARGSIALIPKEATALEVPSSSVRVDGRLDEAFWAQARPVVDFVQKEPIEGVAPSERTEVRFVFDDEALYVGARMHSSGGRAAIQAPLGRRDGGELAEHVLISLDTYLDGRTAYTFGVTASGVRLDHFHRTDSERDIDRGFDPVWKASVIIDETGWTAEMWIPLSQLRYSEFGDQTWGLNIQRWIPSKNESDYWVAVPRTQRAWSSRFGQLRGVRAGDLGRRLELLPYAAAGSSRNGDRDLANPFDDGLNLEGRTGLDLKMGLGSNLTLDATITPDFGQVEADPAVVNLTDFETLFPERRPFFTEGSALINGPVNNYFYSRRIGARPVGRAAGDYVDQPSSSTILGAAKLTGRLPSGTLIGVLVGVTGEENANTFDVIPNVFDETRVAPRTTYGVARVQQEFGSDGSSAGLMVTGVHRDVATGDPLAALLVRNALTVNGNTFLRLGGATHEVSISGGLTHVDGDSEAITRLQRSSSRYFQRPDATHVRLDPTRTQMLGAKATIRAERISGEHWLWNVNADLESPEGEFNDVGRLVSGDGLALRPSLTYRESTPGRWFRSSRLSLNQAYEWNFAYERQQTMLTPSASVTWSNFWTTRVSTQFNLPAQNQRLTRGGPSMGTPFGWSSTINLGNSTSAQTRWNVRLEYGQDDDGRRSQSFGGGVSMVPSPRWQVSLSPSFDHEINPRQYVLAEDGGGPETFGGRYVFAFTDRTTLAMEARVNFTLKPDVNLDFYAQPFAASGRFYDFGELEAAGSRFLRTYGADGTTITPSGSGSHTVVDALDTFVIPNRDFNVRSFRSTMVLRWEWRPGSTLYLVWQQDRADGESVGNRIGIDDPFRAVTATGNNFFAIKLSYWLGGLLGA